Within uncultured Fibrobacter sp., the genomic segment AAAAATGGGATAATTTTTGGAACAAGGAAGTCGAAACGGGAATGGAATCCAGTTACCTATTGATACAATATAATACCGAATGGGCAAAAGTCGATCACTGGAGCGCATCAGAAAACGGGAATATCCGCTGCATCAAGGGTTATGTAGAACCCAAAAGTTCTTCATCCGAAGATGAATTCATCACCGTTCCAACACCGCTCCCCGATTCAGTTCAAAAAGAACTCGAAGAAGCGATAAGAATAGAACGTCTCAACACCCAAATTGCCAAATTAACGAACTTATCGGAATGTGAAACCATCGAGTCTATCACCGAAGATGAAATCGCATATTGCAGGACAAGATTCTGCATCCTTCATCCTGAATTGTTTGAATGTGAAGAGTACTAGAATTACCATTCAGGATTTTACAGGCGTTTACGCAGAGCAGCCCTTTATGCAGGGGCTGCGAAAAGCTGCCTCAACTGACGGCGAAATCCGCTGGTTTGACTGTACCCGAATTGACGGTACCGACTGCTACTGCGATGACGAAGCGCAGGCAATTCTCCGAGAGCAAATTGAATTCTACAAAACACCGGCCCTTCGACAGGCTCAGGGACCTAGTTCAATAAGTACGCCGGGCATTCATTTTTTTGACAACGGCAATTACCACTACATGAGCAAACTCTGGACGGATTCAATCCGCGAGCCGTTTGACCTTGTGGTTTTTGACCACCACCCCGATATGCAGCCGCCAAGATTCGAAGGAATCCTAAGCTGCGGAGGATGGATCAAGGAAGTCCTGGAACACAACAGATTCGTACAAAATGTTGTCGTCATCGGAGTAGCCGACCACCTTATTGAAGAAATCCAACAAGACCTATCCCAGGCAAACGCCGCCGAAATTTTGAACCGCGTCACCTTTATCCGCGAAAGTGAGCTGAAGAACCTTCAAGACAATCTTTCGTCTTTCGTCTGTAGCGAGCATGCGAGCGTTCTCTCGTCTAACCTCTATATTTCCATTGACAAGGACGCACTCAACACGCAGGAGGCCGCCACCAACTGGGATCAGGGTTCGCTGACATTTGAACAGTTGGCCGAAGCACTCCAGGCACTCGCCCGCAACCGCAAAATTCTAGGCGTAGACATCTGTGGAGAACGCTCCCGCGACATGGGATTCGAAGACACCGCCGCGGCAGACGCGCTGAACAATGCTCTAAACAAGAAACTTTTTCACTTGCTCACGGGGCTCCATGGCATTCAATAATCGTAACAACAAAGCCAAAGCCCACGGAGTCGCCCGCGTCATTTCCAAGCGCGGGTATTGCAGCCGCAGTGAGGCGGAAAGACTTGTCCGCGAAGGTCATGTGATTCTCCGAAGCAAGCCCGTACGCGATCCCGAAGCCCCCACCTACGAGAACGACGAAATTCTCATAGACGGCACCCCTGTCACCGCAAATGAATTTGTCTACTTCGCCATGAACAAGCCTCGCGGAATCGTCTCCACCGCCAAAGACGAAAAGGGCCGCAAAACCGTGATGGACTTGTTCCGCGAAGAATTCGCCAAATTGTACCCCGGCAAGCCCATGCCGCACATCGCGCCCGTTGGCCGCCTCGATGCCGCAAGCGAAGGACTATTGCTTTTTACCAACGACACAAAGTGGGCTGACGACATTCTAAGCGGCGGTTCGGCAAGCTCACCTACTTTCTATCATTCTGGAGCCAAAGGCGATAGAATCCATAAAGCGCCTCATCTTAAAATCTACCGCGTACAAGTCAAGGGGAAACCTTCCGCCGCCGAACTTTCACAAATGGAATCCGGCTTCAACGTTCCTCCCCGTGTCTTCGGAGAAAAAGACGAATTTATGCATGCCGAGCGTGCAACGCTCCATAGCGACGGAGAAAAGAACTGCTGGCTAGAAATTACATTGTCCGAAGGAAAGAATCGCGAAATTCGCCGAATGCTTTCACACCTCGGCTACGAAGTGATGCGCCTGGTTCGCATTCAATTCGACAAATTCACCCTCAACGACTTAAAGCCCGGCCAGATTCGCAAAATACTTCCGGTAAAGCTCTGAGTTAAAGAGCCTGCGCTACAAGCAGTCCCAGATAACCCACATATACAAGCAGAAGAATGACACCGGCAATACGGTTCAGACGGCCATCACCGCCGCCACGCCTAAAGCCAAGAACCATCAAGGACACCGTGAGGATTGTCATGAGCGGCATATCACGGGAGACAACGGCCGCCTCCACATCGCCCATCGGGGTAATTGTCGCGGCAAAGCCAACCACGGCAAGCGTGTTGAACAGGTTCGAACCGATAATGTTTCCAAGAGCGAGGTCATTTTCGCCCTTACGTGCAGCGGCAATAGAGCTTGCAAGCTCCGGCAACGAAGTTCCAATCGCCACAATGGTAAGGCCAATCAGCAAGTCGCTCACGCCTAGTGCACGTGCGATTTCAACCGCCCCCCACACCAGCGAGCGCGAACTGGCAACCAGCAGGGCAAAACCAAGCACCAGCCACAGAATCGATTTGCCAAGCGAACTCTTTTGAGTCGTTTCACCTTCGGCTTGCAATGACGTGTCTGACGAATTTTGCGAATCATCCGCTTTTTCTGCCTTCGCCTTTTTCATTTCGCGCCAAATGCTGTACCCCATGGCCGCAGCAAAGACAATTAACAAAACAATGCCGTTTACACGAGAAACACTTCCGTCGCACACCAAAAAGATCGAAAGCAGCGACACGAGCAACAGAATCGGCAAATCGCCCCGGATAACGGAACGTTGCATCAGAATCGGAGAAATCAGTGCCGTCGCGCCAAGAATCAGCGCAATGTTTGCGATGTTACTGCCGTAGGCGTTTCCCAGAGCAAGCTCCGGATTTCCCTGAGCCGCAGAAATCGCGGAAACCGTGAGTTCCGGAGCAGATGTCCCAAAACCCACAATAACCATTCCGATAAGCAGAGTGGACATTCCGCAAAATTCAGCAATGCCCACAGCGCCATCGACAAACTTGTCCGCACTCCAGACGAGTACAACAAGACCAACCAACACTGCGACTGCGGCAAGAATCATAGACTAGAACGGGTAAAGAGTCAAACCGATATTAAACGAAGAGGCGCTGAGATCCAGGTCCATGTAGCGGATGTGGCCGTCGTACATGTCCGAGACACCGATGTCTGCCCCGAGATCAATCGAGACGAACTTGTGAGCCATGACCGAGAAACCAAACAGGAACGACCAATCCACGCCGTTGCGGAAATTTTCGTCCATCATGTCGATTTTGGCCTTAGTCTTTTTGCCATCTTTCGTGGTATAGGAATAACGAAGCTTATCGGCGAGCGGAACGGACACCTGCGTACCCAAGTCAAAGTAAATCCTAGACGAAGGAGCCTTGAAGGTAAACATCAGGGGGATGTCCAGCTTTTTCTGCCTGAACTTGAAGCTATAGGGAATTCCGTTAATGTAGTAGGACTGGCTTGCTTCGCTCTGTTCATAGAGGACACCAAGCTTGATACCCATCGTGTATTCGTTCAACGGAATAATGGACATCACACCGGCGCGCCAGTTCATGCCATCGTAGCTGTCGCCATCCCACTTGTTCGAGGACATGTAGTAGGAACCGATAGAACCGTGAACACCGATTTTAAAGTTCATCGGAATAAGCCCCATGAGCTTTTCCATAGTCACGGTATCGCGCTCGTTTCGCTGAGCCACATAGACCGTACGCACGGGAACGCCATCGTCACCCGTATAGACGGTTTCGTAATAAACGGTATTGGTACGCGGACGTTCTGCACCCAGCGAAGTATAGCTGGCCTTATTGTCGGCACCGCGAACCGCTTTCGGAGCAACCATTACGGCAGGTTCTTCGGCCACTTGAGAAGCCGGGGCAGCCGTTTCAACCTGAGAGGGAGCCGCGCCCGCAGCATCTTCACCGCGAACGGCAACCGGAGCAGCCGCTTCGGCAGGTTCTTCTACAGCGTTTTCCGGACTAACCGATTCTTCGACTGGAGCTGCAGCAGGAGCAGTTTCAGACGCCACCGCCGGAACAGCCGCTTCAGGGGCTGCAGTTTCCGCAGCAGCAGGAGCCTGGGCAAACGTAAATGCCGACAGGGCTAGAACAGAAAGAATACCTGTGATTTTGCGATTCATAAGAACCTCCACTGTTTACATTGTTATTATAGCATTTTTTAAGAGAAAAAACAAGTTTTTTCAGTTTCTCACTCCTTGTTTATGACATTCCTCTCTGGATCCCGTCGCTGCGCTCCAGGCCGCTAATGACCAGCCCCCTGAAACCTGTCATCTTTCCAGATCCTTCGACTTCGGCCCTTTGCTTCGACAAGCTCAGCACAGGCTTAGGCTCAGGGACCTTGCCCCTAACCGCTGCCAACTGTCTACTATTTGCTACATTTATCGCATGAATTTGAATATTGTTACCTCTGAAAATCTTAAAAACGTCGACAACAAGGCTTACGCCCTCTTTTTTGTCAAGCAGTCCATTCAATTTTCCACCGTTCTCTCCCCCGAAGGCGAAGAACAGGTCGAAACCATTCTGAAGGGCATGAAGGACGGCCCGTTTGAAGACCTAGAATTTCTTGAAATCGACGGCAGCAACACCTTCTTTGTAGACGCCGCCAAGGAACGCGGACTTTCCGCTCTCGATCACCTGCGAATGGCGGCCTACCGCCTCGCAAAGCGAGCCATGAAAAAGCAGGTGGCCTGCGTGAGCCTTTTCCTTGCCGATGCCGCCGATGAACAGTTCAAGGCCATTTTACACGGTTTGCATTATGCCGACTACAAATTCGACGCCTACAAGAGCAAGCAAAAGCCGAACTTCCAGGTGACCTACGAAATCGTCGCCGGCGAACACACCGCCGCCTTCAAGAAGATTGCCGAAGAAGTCGCCGTAGAACAGAAGGCGATTACGCTTGCGAAAAACTTGATCAACACCTGTGCCTCGGACCTCTACCCCGCCGAATTCGTGGAACGTGCAAAAACAATCGCCAAGTATACCGAAGGCTTAAGCATCAAGGTTCGCAACATGAAGCAACTTGAAAAGGAAGGCTTCATGGGCCACGTGACCGTCGGCAAGGGCAGCTCGCACGAACCGTACATGATTACGCTCGATTACAAGCCCGCAAAGCGCACCTCCAAGGACCACTTGGTGATTATCGGCAAGGGCCTCACCTTCGACACCGGCGGTCTCTGCCTGAAACCGCCTAAATCGATGCCCGAAATGATTAGCGACATGAGCGGTGCCGCAACAGCTCTCGCCGCCATCCAGGCGATTGCTTCGCTCAAGCTCCCGGTACACGTGAGTGCCGTCTGCTGCCTCGCCGAAAACGCCATCGGCAACAAGTCGGTGCTGCCGGGCGATATCTTTAAGGCCAAGAACGGAAAGACCGTCATGGTCGACAATACCGATGCCGAAGGCCGCCTGGTCCTCTCCGACGGCCTTGCCGAAGCGGGCGAAATCGGTGCAACGCATATCGTGGACCTCGCCACCCTCACGGGCGCCATGGTCCGCGCCCTCGGATACGCCATCACCGGATTCTTCAGCAACGATGATGACCTCGGACTCAAGGTAATCAACTGCGGCGAAGCCTGCTGTGAAAAGTTCTGGAGCATGCCGCTCGAAGAAGAATACGCCGACGCCCTCAAGGACAAGTTTGCCGACCTCAAGAATACCGGCAGCGACGCTGGCGCCATTTCCGCAGCGCTTTTCCTCCAGGAATTCGTTCCCGAGAACACCGCCTGGACGCACTGGGATATCGCAGGGACCGCCTTCGTGACCAAGCCGTGGAAGTACACCGAATACGGTGCAACCGGTTTCGGCGTACAGACGCTCATTGAACTCACTAGAGAGTTTGCGCAGACGAAAGCGGACTAACGCAAACAAAATAGTCCCCTAAAAACGTATATAAAAATCCCGCACGGACCGTGCGGGATTTTTTTGGGGGTGGATTTGGAATTTCAATTTCAGAGGAAACTATTTTCTGACAAAGTTCACCTTCAAAGTTATCGTAAAGATGCCCGATTCCTCGATATCACGATCGTAATTGTCATCACTGTCCTGCGCGAGTTCATCGTACGATGCCTGCAAGGCTACACCAAAATTCAACAAATCGGACAAATACCACAACTTACCGATTTCAAACGAAACAGAATAGCCAACCTCGTTAAACTTAAGATTGTCAGAATCAATGTCTTTATATTCTAGGCCGTCAAACTTGTCGGAACCTTCGTCACCTGCATGAATATAGAGAAAGCCAAAAGCGGCTCCCGCATACAGACCGTATAAATCGTGTTCAGGGTTTCTAAAGAAATAAAAATTCAGGCCACCGCCAAGCAGAAACCTAAAAGCATCCGACGAAAAATCGACCGAAACCGTTTTCTCATTCTTCCTTTTTTCGGAATAGGTATAATCCCCCCATTTCAAAGAGGCTATTTCCAAGAAACTGAAGACAGCAACGCGACTTCCAAAAACGCCACCGAATCTTGCAGTAAAATCCGGACCAAATCCGCTAAATTCAGTTTCGTCGACACCCCCACCTGGTCCATAATACGTATAGTAATCCGTTTCGCTATTTTCATAATGCATGTTTAGGTACTGCATGCCCAGCGAGGCTTCAAAGTAAAACGCATTGTGAATATACGAGACTCGCCCCACGTCATTGGACGGACGAGAATCATAAGTTCCCGCATAGCAGAGGGCTGCAACCAGCAAAACGAAAGACCAAAATTTGGACAACAATTTCATACTCAATTACTTGCGCAAGACAATCAAATCAACGGCAATTGCATAGGAATCCGAAGCATTTCCACTGCTGCCATCGCGGATTCCATTTTCCAGGGAACCCTTGGCCGCAAAGCCTACATTCCAGGAATCGCTAATGGACCAAACTTTTCCAAACTGCAAGCCAAAAGCCAGTCCGCTTTCCGATATTTCAAGTTCTTCGTGGTTGTAGTAGCCCGAAGAAAGGCCGGCCTCTTCGGCTGTAATGCTTGCGGTCGCCCCCACAAAGACGCCATTCAAAAAGCTCATCGAATCCGAATTCAGGAACACCAGCGCTCCACCGCCGAACGCAAAGCGAATCGCATCGGTATCAAAGTCCGCCTTGGACTGTTTCTTTCCGTTATACGTACGCGAACCCTTGAAATTTCCGTCGAGTGCCGAAAATTCAAGATTACAGAATAGGGCGACTCGGCTAGAAATAATGCCACCGATTTTCAATCCCAAATCGGGACCGTAACCACGGAACCGGCGGCTGACCGAATTACCGTCATCGCCGACAATCCACATCTGTGATTTTTCATCCCAATAGTCTTCGTATTCCTTGTACGCAACCTTCATATAGCGGGCGCCGATTTCTGCTGCAAAGAAGAAACCATTATGACGCTGCACCTGTTGCTGAGGAGATTGCGTGACAGGCATAGGTTGCCCCTGCGGAGGAACCGGGGACTGTACAGGCGGGTTCTGCTGATATGCATTTTGAGAGTCATACATTCCAGCATAGGCCGCAACCGCCAAGGATAAGACTATGTATTTAAAAATTCGCATAAACTAAATATAATAAACGATTCCTTTTGTAGACATAAATCGTTGTAAAAAAAGGAATACACCCATAAGAAACAAAATCCGCCTGCAAAAATCCGTGATAAGCGATACAGAAATCACGCTAGGAATTTTCAACCGAATCCACCATCCCTCTCAAAATTTCTATTTTTGTAAAAAAGATCCCCGCATTCGCGGGAATGACAGAAAGAATATGAAAAACGTTGATACGATTGCAGTTTTGGACTTTGGTGGGCAGTACGCTCACTTGATTGCCAACCGTGTACGCCGTCTTGGCGTGTTTACCGAAATCCACTCCCCTGCCGCCCCGGTTTCTGAACTCGAAGGCGTGAAGGGCATCATTTACAGTGGTGGTCCGTCTAGCGTTTATGCGGCTGACGCTCCGGAATACAATCCTGAAATTTTGAACCTCCCGGTGCCGAAGCTCGGCATCTGCTACGGTCACCAGCTCATCGCCCAGCAGTTGGGCGGTCACGTTGAACCGGGCAAGGTCAAGGAATACGGCATCGCCGACCTGATTGTGGGCGACGAAAAGTGCCCGCTTTTGAAGGGTCTCCCGAAGGCATCCCCGATGTGGATGAGCCACGGCGACCAGGTGACAAAGCTCCCCGAAGGCTACAAGATTGTGGCCAGCACCAAGGACTGCGAAATCGCCGCTGTTGCATTCGACAGCGACAAGCCCGAACGCCAGATTTTCGGCATCCAGTTCCACCCCGAAGTCACGCACAGTAAGTTCGGCATGAAGCTTCTCGAAAACTTCGTCGACTTTACGGGTGCAAAGAAGACCTGGAACATGAAGAGCTACTTGCCGCTCATCACGGAGCGCATCAAGGAACAGGTCAAGGACCGCAAGGTCTTCTTGCTCG encodes:
- a CDS encoding arginase family protein, which gives rise to MKSTRITIQDFTGVYAEQPFMQGLRKAASTDGEIRWFDCTRIDGTDCYCDDEAQAILREQIEFYKTPALRQAQGPSSISTPGIHFFDNGNYHYMSKLWTDSIREPFDLVVFDHHPDMQPPRFEGILSCGGWIKEVLEHNRFVQNVVVIGVADHLIEEIQQDLSQANAAEILNRVTFIRESELKNLQDNLSSFVCSEHASVLSSNLYISIDKDALNTQEAATNWDQGSLTFEQLAEALQALARNRKILGVDICGERSRDMGFEDTAAADALNNALNKKLFHLLTGLHGIQ
- a CDS encoding pseudouridine synthase; this encodes MAFNNRNNKAKAHGVARVISKRGYCSRSEAERLVREGHVILRSKPVRDPEAPTYENDEILIDGTPVTANEFVYFAMNKPRGIVSTAKDEKGRKTVMDLFREEFAKLYPGKPMPHIAPVGRLDAASEGLLLFTNDTKWADDILSGGSASSPTFYHSGAKGDRIHKAPHLKIYRVQVKGKPSAAELSQMESGFNVPPRVFGEKDEFMHAERATLHSDGEKNCWLEITLSEGKNREIRRMLSHLGYEVMRLVRIQFDKFTLNDLKPGQIRKILPVKL
- a CDS encoding calcium/sodium antiporter, which codes for MILAAVAVLVGLVVLVWSADKFVDGAVGIAEFCGMSTLLIGMVIVGFGTSAPELTVSAISAAQGNPELALGNAYGSNIANIALILGATALISPILMQRSVIRGDLPILLLVSLLSIFLVCDGSVSRVNGIVLLIVFAAAMGYSIWREMKKAKAEKADDSQNSSDTSLQAEGETTQKSSLGKSILWLVLGFALLVASSRSLVWGAVEIARALGVSDLLIGLTIVAIGTSLPELASSIAAARKGENDLALGNIIGSNLFNTLAVVGFAATITPMGDVEAAVVSRDMPLMTILTVSLMVLGFRRGGGDGRLNRIAGVILLLVYVGYLGLLVAQAL
- a CDS encoding porin family protein produces the protein MNRKITGILSVLALSAFTFAQAPAAAETAAPEAAVPAVASETAPAAAPVEESVSPENAVEEPAEAAAPVAVRGEDAAGAAPSQVETAAPASQVAEEPAVMVAPKAVRGADNKASYTSLGAERPRTNTVYYETVYTGDDGVPVRTVYVAQRNERDTVTMEKLMGLIPMNFKIGVHGSIGSYYMSSNKWDGDSYDGMNWRAGVMSIIPLNEYTMGIKLGVLYEQSEASQSYYINGIPYSFKFRQKKLDIPLMFTFKAPSSRIYFDLGTQVSVPLADKLRYSYTTKDGKKTKAKIDMMDENFRNGVDWSFLFGFSVMAHKFVSIDLGADIGVSDMYDGHIRYMDLDLSASSFNIGLTLYPF
- a CDS encoding M17 family metallopeptidase: MNLNIVTSENLKNVDNKAYALFFVKQSIQFSTVLSPEGEEQVETILKGMKDGPFEDLEFLEIDGSNTFFVDAAKERGLSALDHLRMAAYRLAKRAMKKQVACVSLFLADAADEQFKAILHGLHYADYKFDAYKSKQKPNFQVTYEIVAGEHTAAFKKIAEEVAVEQKAITLAKNLINTCASDLYPAEFVERAKTIAKYTEGLSIKVRNMKQLEKEGFMGHVTVGKGSSHEPYMITLDYKPAKRTSKDHLVIIGKGLTFDTGGLCLKPPKSMPEMISDMSGAATALAAIQAIASLKLPVHVSAVCCLAENAIGNKSVLPGDIFKAKNGKTVMVDNTDAEGRLVLSDGLAEAGEIGATHIVDLATLTGAMVRALGYAITGFFSNDDDLGLKVINCGEACCEKFWSMPLEEEYADALKDKFADLKNTGSDAGAISAALFLQEFVPENTAWTHWDIAGTAFVTKPWKYTEYGATGFGVQTLIELTREFAQTKAD